In Flavobacterium gelatinilyticum, a genomic segment contains:
- a CDS encoding homocysteine S-methyltransferase family protein, translated as MSIQEAIKKNILILDGAMGTMLQRYNFSEEDFRGERFKDFPHPLKGNNDLLSLTQPQAIRAVHAAYFDAGADIVETNTFSGTTIGMADYFMEDLVYELNYESAKLAREVADEFTAKNPEKPRFVAGSIGPTNRTASMSPDVNDPGYRAVTFDDLRIAYKEQVEALMDGGCDLLLVETIFDTLNAKAALFAIEEVKEERNIDIPIMVSGTITDASGRTLSGQTVEAFLISVSHIPLLSVGFNCALGADLLKPYLKTLAHNTSFNVSAHPNAGLPNAFGQYDETPEQTQAFIKEYLEDNLINIIGGCCGTTPDHIRLMAEVAKDYKPRVAPTFE; from the coding sequence ATGTCTATACAAGAAGCAATAAAGAAAAATATCCTAATCCTTGACGGAGCAATGGGAACCATGTTACAACGCTACAACTTCTCAGAAGAAGATTTTCGCGGCGAGCGTTTCAAAGATTTCCCGCATCCGTTAAAAGGAAACAACGATTTATTATCCCTAACACAGCCACAAGCAATTCGTGCCGTGCATGCAGCCTATTTTGATGCAGGTGCAGATATCGTAGAAACCAATACATTCTCTGGAACTACAATTGGTATGGCCGATTATTTCATGGAAGATTTGGTTTACGAACTAAACTACGAATCGGCTAAACTGGCGAGAGAAGTAGCGGATGAATTTACAGCAAAAAATCCAGAAAAACCACGATTTGTAGCCGGTTCAATCGGACCAACAAACCGTACGGCAAGTATGTCACCAGACGTAAACGATCCAGGTTACAGAGCCGTAACTTTCGACGATTTACGAATTGCATACAAAGAACAGGTAGAAGCTTTAATGGACGGAGGCTGCGATTTACTTTTAGTAGAAACGATTTTTGACACATTAAACGCAAAAGCAGCACTTTTTGCCATTGAAGAAGTAAAAGAAGAGCGTAACATCGATATTCCAATCATGGTTTCAGGAACTATTACGGATGCTTCAGGAAGAACACTTTCCGGACAAACGGTTGAAGCGTTTTTGATTTCAGTTTCGCATATTCCATTATTAAGCGTAGGATTTAATTGTGCTTTAGGAGCCGATTTGTTGAAACCGTATTTAAAAACATTAGCGCATAATACAAGCTTTAATGTTTCGGCGCATCCAAATGCAGGATTGCCAAACGCTTTCGGGCAATACGATGAAACACCAGAGCAGACTCAGGCATTCATCAAAGAATATTTAGAGGATAATTTAATCAATATCATTGGCGGTTGCTGCGGAACTACTCCAGATCATATTCGATTAATGGCAGAAGTTGCGAAAGATTATAAGCCTAGAGTGGCGCCAACTTTTGAATAA
- a CDS encoding NAD(P)/FAD-dependent oxidoreductase: protein MIKTDILIIGAGPTGLFAVFEAGLLKLKCHILDALPQAGGQLSELYPKKPIYDIPGFPEVLAGDLIDGLMEQIKQFEPGFTLGERAETIEKQEDGSFIVTSNKGTKFHAPVIAIAGGLGSFEPRKPLIEDIEFYEDKGVKYFIKNPEKFRDKRVVIAGGGDSALDWSIFLANVASEVTLIHRRNEFRGALDSVEKVQELKSAGKIKLITPAEVVGINGAEHVESLDIEENGAHRKIECDYFIPLFGLTPKLGPIGDWGLEIEKNAIKVNNALDYQTNIPGIFAIGDVNTYPGKLKLILCGFHEATLMCQAAYGIINPGKKYVLKYTTVSGVDGFDGTRKEAPKAVVKAIV, encoded by the coding sequence ATGATTAAAACAGATATACTTATAATTGGAGCAGGACCAACAGGTTTATTTGCCGTTTTCGAGGCAGGATTATTAAAATTAAAATGTCACATTCTGGATGCACTGCCACAGGCAGGAGGACAACTTTCAGAATTATATCCTAAAAAGCCAATTTATGATATCCCAGGATTCCCGGAAGTTTTAGCTGGAGACTTAATCGACGGACTAATGGAGCAAATTAAACAATTTGAGCCAGGATTTACTTTAGGAGAGCGTGCAGAAACGATCGAAAAACAAGAAGACGGAAGTTTCATCGTAACGTCAAATAAAGGAACTAAATTCCACGCGCCGGTTATCGCAATCGCTGGAGGATTAGGAAGCTTCGAGCCTCGTAAACCACTTATCGAAGATATCGAGTTTTATGAAGATAAAGGAGTAAAATACTTCATCAAAAATCCTGAGAAATTCAGAGACAAAAGAGTTGTTATTGCAGGAGGAGGAGATTCAGCATTAGACTGGTCAATTTTCTTGGCCAATGTAGCTTCAGAAGTAACTTTAATTCACCGTAGAAATGAATTTAGAGGAGCTTTAGATTCTGTAGAAAAAGTACAAGAATTAAAATCAGCTGGAAAAATCAAATTAATCACTCCGGCAGAAGTTGTTGGAATCAACGGTGCTGAACACGTAGAATCATTAGATATCGAAGAAAACGGAGCACACCGTAAAATCGAATGCGATTATTTTATCCCTCTTTTCGGATTAACACCAAAATTAGGTCCAATTGGAGACTGGGGATTAGAAATCGAGAAAAATGCCATTAAAGTAAACAATGCATTAGATTATCAAACAAATATTCCTGGAATCTTCGCTATTGGAGACGTAAATACATACCCTGGAAAATTAAAATTAATCCTTTGTGGTTTCCACGAAGCAACTTTAATGTGTCAGGCTGCATACGGAATTATCAATCCAGGTAAAAAATACGTATTGAAATATACAACAGTATCTGGAGTAGACGGTTTCGACGGAACTCGTAAAGAGGCGCCGAAAGCAGTTGTTAAAGCGATTGTTTAA
- a CDS encoding precorrin-2 dehydrogenase/sirohydrochlorin ferrochelatase family protein, producing MEQNELYPIFLKLHNLNVLIVGGGNVGLEKLSFLLKSSPNANVEVVAKEFHLEIKVLAEKHPSIKLTKSKFKKKMLKKRHMVIACTDNLEVNKRVYDLARKRYLICNIADTPDLCDYYLGGIVTKGNVKIAISTNGKSPTTAKRLREFFEEVIPEDINQMVENLNEYRKSLKGNFEEKVKKMNEITASLKNNE from the coding sequence ATGGAACAAAACGAATTATATCCAATATTTCTAAAGCTTCACAATTTAAATGTATTAATTGTAGGCGGAGGAAATGTAGGTCTGGAAAAGCTTTCATTCTTGCTTAAGTCAAGTCCGAATGCAAATGTTGAGGTAGTAGCAAAAGAATTTCATTTAGAAATAAAAGTTCTGGCAGAAAAACATCCTTCGATAAAATTGACAAAATCGAAGTTTAAAAAGAAAATGCTCAAAAAGCGCCACATGGTAATCGCTTGTACAGATAATCTTGAAGTCAATAAAAGAGTGTACGATTTAGCCAGAAAGCGTTATTTGATTTGCAATATTGCCGATACGCCAGATTTATGCGATTATTATTTGGGTGGAATCGTAACGAAAGGAAATGTGAAAATTGCCATCTCGACCAACGGAAAATCGCCAACAACGGCCAAAAGGCTTCGAGAGTTTTTTGAAGAAGTAATTCCGGAAGACATCAATCAAATGGTTGAAAATCTAAACGAATACCGAAAAAGCTTAAAAGGAAATTTTGAAGAAAAAGTGAAAAAGATGAATGAAATCACGGCTTCACTTAAAAATAATGAGTAA
- the cobA gene encoding uroporphyrinogen-III C-methyltransferase codes for MHNKPKITLVGAGPGDPELLTLKAVKALAEANVVLYDALANEEILDYAPKNAIKIFVGKRIGNHAYTQDQINQLIVDNALTYGNVVRLKGGDPFIFGRGSEEIEYAESFGIETIVVPGISSVVAVPASQGISITKRGVSESFWAITGTTSDRKLSSDVALAAQSSATVVILMGMHKLPQIIDLFQKENKGNLPVGIIQNGTTAEEKVGVGTVDSILEIVKEKELGSPAIIVLGEVVRESHKLKGFYEEFCQKKELNKMFRQNQFVGKK; via the coding sequence ATGCATAATAAACCCAAAATAACTTTAGTCGGTGCAGGTCCGGGCGATCCCGAATTATTGACGCTAAAAGCTGTAAAAGCACTGGCTGAAGCTAATGTGGTTTTATACGACGCCTTAGCCAACGAAGAAATTCTGGATTACGCACCAAAAAACGCCATCAAGATTTTTGTTGGCAAAAGAATCGGAAACCATGCATACACGCAAGACCAAATCAATCAATTGATTGTGGATAATGCACTGACGTATGGAAATGTAGTTCGATTAAAAGGCGGAGATCCGTTTATTTTTGGAAGAGGAAGCGAAGAAATTGAATACGCAGAAAGTTTCGGAATTGAAACGATTGTCGTTCCCGGAATTTCATCTGTAGTTGCCGTTCCCGCAAGTCAGGGAATTTCGATTACAAAAAGAGGAGTTTCAGAAAGCTTTTGGGCCATTACTGGCACAACATCAGATAGAAAATTATCTTCAGATGTAGCTTTGGCAGCACAATCTTCTGCAACGGTTGTAATCTTAATGGGAATGCACAAATTGCCTCAGATTATCGATTTGTTTCAAAAAGAAAACAAAGGAAATCTGCCAGTGGGCATTATCCAAAACGGAACAACAGCAGAAGAAAAAGTGGGCGTAGGAACAGTCGATTCGATTTTAGAAATTGTAAAAGAGAAAGAATTAGGTTCTCCTGCCATTATCGTTTTAGGCGAAGTGGTTCGCGAAAGCCATAAATTAAAAGGATTTTACGAAGAATTTTGTCAAAAAAAGGAATTGAATAAAATGTTCCGTCAAAACCAATTCGTTGGTAAAAAATAA
- a CDS encoding nitrite reductase → MESFRTEIENPVVQKEIIELEKKIHLFRGGKIDDERFRSLRLARGIYGQRQEGVQMIRIKLPYGKVTSEQLRRITEVSDKYSTGRLHITTRQDIQIHYVSLDRTPELWSELAKDDITLREACGNTVRNITGSELAGVDVNEPFDVSPYAHGLFQYLLRNPICQEMGRKFKISFSSSDEDTALSYLHDLGFIPKIKDGQKGFKVVFGGGLGSQPAHAELLSEFIPVNEIIPTAEGIIRIFDRYGERAKRMKARMKFLIKEMGKDAFLDLVEKEKKAIAFETYEIDTTAFDGAIPEPVLEVPQVTIEDTKAYEAWKKSNVIAQKQAGYYAIGIKVLLGDFYTDKARLLADLIKNYAANELRFSLRQNIVIRHVKEENLPFFYQELAKLDFVHLGYNSVGDITACPGTDTCNLGIASSTGIAEELERVLSAEYPQYLNNREIEIKISGCMNACGQHNMSAIGFQGMSINSGKLVAPALQVLLGGGRLGNGEGRFADKVIKIPSRRGPEALRTILNDFDANANGEKFLNYYDAKGEKYFYEILKPLSDVTNLTEADFVDWGNADNYVKAVGVGECAGVVIDLVATLLLEAKEKISFAQEAFDNQKWSDAIYHAYAGFVNGAKALLLAENQKTNHHAGIVDLFDTVFIDTNKIELNSTFKDLVYQINKNEPSEAFAKDYIAQATVFFDKIETFRAQELANA, encoded by the coding sequence ATGGAAAGTTTTAGAACAGAAATAGAAAATCCGGTAGTTCAGAAGGAAATTATCGAATTAGAAAAAAAGATTCACTTATTCCGTGGAGGAAAAATTGATGATGAGCGTTTTCGTAGCCTTCGTTTAGCGCGTGGAATCTACGGTCAGCGTCAGGAAGGCGTTCAGATGATTCGTATCAAATTGCCTTATGGTAAAGTGACCAGCGAGCAATTGAGAAGAATTACGGAAGTTTCAGATAAATATTCTACAGGGCGTTTGCACATTACAACACGTCAGGATATCCAAATTCACTATGTGAGCTTGGACAGAACGCCTGAACTTTGGTCAGAATTGGCAAAAGACGATATTACTTTGCGTGAAGCTTGTGGAAACACGGTAAGAAATATCACAGGAAGCGAATTAGCTGGAGTTGACGTAAACGAACCATTCGACGTTTCGCCATATGCACACGGTTTGTTCCAATACTTATTAAGAAACCCGATTTGTCAGGAAATGGGACGTAAATTCAAAATTTCGTTCTCTTCTTCAGACGAAGATACAGCTTTGAGTTATTTACACGATTTAGGATTTATTCCAAAAATCAAAGACGGACAAAAAGGATTTAAAGTTGTTTTTGGAGGAGGTTTAGGATCTCAACCAGCGCATGCAGAATTACTTTCTGAGTTTATTCCGGTTAACGAAATCATTCCAACTGCAGAAGGAATCATCCGTATTTTTGATAGATATGGTGAGCGTGCCAAGAGAATGAAAGCGCGTATGAAATTCTTAATCAAAGAAATGGGGAAAGATGCTTTCCTTGATTTAGTTGAAAAAGAGAAAAAAGCAATCGCTTTTGAAACCTATGAAATTGACACCACTGCTTTTGATGGCGCAATTCCAGAACCAGTTTTAGAAGTGCCACAAGTTACAATCGAAGATACAAAAGCTTATGAAGCTTGGAAAAAATCGAACGTAATTGCACAAAAACAAGCAGGATATTATGCTATTGGAATCAAAGTTTTATTAGGGGATTTTTATACTGATAAAGCGAGATTATTAGCAGATTTAATTAAAAATTACGCAGCAAACGAATTACGTTTTTCATTGCGTCAAAATATTGTAATACGTCACGTAAAAGAGGAAAATCTTCCTTTCTTTTATCAAGAATTAGCCAAATTGGACTTTGTTCATTTAGGATATAATTCAGTTGGAGATATTACGGCATGTCCAGGAACCGATACTTGCAACTTGGGGATTGCAAGCAGTACTGGTATTGCCGAAGAATTAGAAAGAGTTTTAAGTGCAGAATATCCTCAATATTTAAACAACCGCGAAATTGAAATTAAAATTTCGGGCTGTATGAACGCTTGCGGGCAACATAATATGTCTGCAATTGGATTCCAAGGAATGTCTATCAACTCAGGAAAACTGGTAGCTCCGGCTTTACAAGTTTTATTGGGTGGAGGAAGATTAGGAAACGGAGAAGGACGTTTTGCTGATAAAGTAATCAAAATTCCAAGCCGTAGAGGACCAGAAGCTTTGCGTACGATCTTAAATGATTTTGACGCTAATGCGAATGGAGAAAAATTCCTAAACTATTATGATGCAAAAGGAGAGAAATACTTCTACGAAATCTTAAAACCATTATCTGATGTAACCAATTTAACAGAAGCAGATTTTGTGGATTGGGGTAACGCAGATAACTACGTAAAAGCAGTTGGAGTTGGAGAATGTGCTGGTGTTGTGATTGATTTAGTGGCTACTTTATTATTAGAAGCTAAAGAAAAAATCTCTTTCGCACAGGAAGCTTTCGACAACCAAAAATGGTCAGATGCAATCTATCACGCTTACGCTGGATTTGTAAATGGAGCTAAAGCTTTATTATTGGCAGAAAACCAAAAAACAAACCACCACGCAGGAATCGTTGATTTGTTTGACACTGTTTTTATTGATACCAATAAAATCGAATTGAATTCAACTTTTAAAGACTTGGTTTACCAAATCAATAAAAATGAACCATCTGAAGCTTTCGCTAAAGATTACATCGCGCAAGCAACAGTTTTCTTTGATAAAATCGAAACATTCAGAGCACAAGAATTAGCAAATGCATAA
- a CDS encoding sulfate adenylyltransferase subunit 1: MDVLKIATAGSVDDGKSTLIGRLLYDTKSLTTDKIEAIEKSSKQKGYDYLDFSLATDGLVAEREQGITIDVAHIYFSTAKKSYIIADTPGHVEYTRNMVTGASTSQVSIILIDARKGVIEQTYRHFFINNLLRVKEVIVAINKMDLVDYSEEVFNKIKADFEALNAKSTFKEQNVSYIPLSAINGGNVVDKSENMPWYEGQTVLEHLEGLHSHDVYEPGKARFPVQTVIRPKTEEYHDFRGYAGKLYGNSIKVGDAVTVLPSLTESKVTKIHFFDKSFDEASAGSSITIELENDINVTRGDMIVKSDELPRIEKDITTTICWMDSKKLVPGTKYLVQHNTNRVLAKVESIKNTIATDYSGTTEASQLAINEIGEVSIKLSKPLYFDAYNENKSNGAFILIDTATNTTAGVGFIR; the protein is encoded by the coding sequence ATGGACGTTTTAAAAATAGCAACAGCAGGAAGTGTAGATGACGGAAAAAGTACTTTGATCGGGAGATTATTGTACGATACAAAATCATTGACTACAGATAAAATTGAAGCAATCGAAAAAAGCAGTAAACAAAAAGGATACGATTATTTGGATTTTTCTTTGGCAACTGACGGATTAGTAGCAGAAAGAGAGCAAGGAATCACGATTGACGTTGCGCATATTTATTTTTCGACTGCAAAGAAAAGTTACATTATTGCCGATACTCCGGGGCACGTAGAATATACAAGAAACATGGTTACAGGAGCTTCAACTTCTCAGGTTTCGATCATTTTAATCGATGCTAGAAAAGGAGTTATCGAGCAGACTTACCGTCACTTTTTTATCAATAATTTATTGAGAGTAAAAGAAGTAATCGTTGCCATCAACAAAATGGACTTAGTAGATTATTCTGAAGAAGTTTTCAATAAAATCAAAGCTGATTTTGAGGCTTTAAACGCAAAAAGTACTTTCAAAGAACAAAACGTAAGTTATATTCCGTTAAGTGCAATCAACGGAGGAAATGTTGTAGACAAATCGGAAAACATGCCTTGGTACGAAGGACAAACAGTTTTAGAGCATTTAGAAGGATTACATTCTCATGATGTTTACGAGCCAGGAAAAGCACGTTTTCCTGTTCAAACCGTTATTCGTCCAAAAACAGAAGAATATCACGATTTCAGAGGTTACGCAGGAAAATTATACGGAAATTCAATTAAAGTTGGAGATGCCGTTACAGTTCTTCCTTCTTTAACAGAATCAAAAGTTACCAAAATTCACTTCTTCGATAAATCATTTGACGAAGCTTCTGCAGGTTCTTCAATTACAATCGAATTAGAAAATGATATCAATGTAACGAGAGGTGATATGATTGTAAAATCAGACGAACTTCCAAGAATTGAAAAAGATATTACAACAACAATTTGCTGGATGGACAGTAAAAAACTGGTTCCGGGAACTAAATATTTAGTACAGCACAATACGAACAGAGTTTTAGCAAAAGTAGAAAGCATCAAAAACACGATTGCAACTGATTATTCAGGAACAACAGAAGCTTCTCAATTAGCGATAAACGAAATCGGAGAAGTAAGCATCAAATTAAGCAAGCCTTTATACTTTGACGCTTACAACGAAAACAAATCAAACGGAGCTTTTATCTTAATCGATACAGCGACTAACACAACAGCAGGAGTAGGATTCATTAGATAG
- the cysD gene encoding sulfate adenylyltransferase subunit CysD, whose translation MSSVLKTNALESEAIYIFREVISQFDKPVLLFSGGKDSITLVRLAQKAFFPAKIPFPLLHVDTGHNFPETIAFRDKLVEELGLELIVRNVQDAIDEGKVVEETGKYSSRNSLQTTTLLDAIEEFKFDACIGGARRDEEKARAKERIFSVRDDFGQWDEKNQRPELFDILNGKIENGQNVRVFPISNWTELDVWSYIEKEQIEIPSIYFSHKRKVFLRDGLIWSHSPFVYQEEDEQIEERIVRFRTVGDMSCTAAVESYAATIEEVVGEIRSSTISERGARIDDKRSEAAMEKRKQQGYF comes from the coding sequence ATGAGTTCAGTATTAAAAACAAACGCTTTAGAGAGTGAAGCGATATACATTTTCAGAGAAGTAATTTCACAGTTTGACAAACCGGTTTTACTTTTCTCAGGAGGAAAAGATTCTATTACATTGGTGCGTTTGGCACAAAAAGCATTTTTCCCTGCTAAAATTCCGTTTCCTCTATTACACGTTGATACAGGACACAATTTCCCTGAAACAATTGCTTTCAGAGATAAATTGGTAGAAGAATTAGGTTTAGAATTGATCGTTCGTAATGTTCAGGACGCTATTGATGAAGGAAAAGTAGTTGAGGAAACTGGAAAATATTCAAGCCGTAACAGCTTACAGACTACAACACTTTTGGATGCAATTGAAGAATTCAAATTTGATGCTTGTATTGGCGGTGCGCGTCGTGATGAAGAAAAAGCAAGAGCTAAAGAACGTATTTTCTCTGTTCGTGATGATTTCGGACAATGGGACGAAAAAAATCAGAGACCTGAGTTGTTTGATATCTTAAACGGAAAAATTGAAAATGGTCAAAACGTTCGTGTTTTCCCAATTTCAAACTGGACAGAATTAGATGTTTGGAGTTATATCGAAAAAGAACAAATCGAGATTCCATCAATCTATTTCTCACATAAAAGAAAAGTTTTTTTGAGAGACGGTTTAATCTGGTCGCATTCTCCTTTTGTGTACCAAGAAGAAGACGAACAAATCGAAGAAAGAATTGTTCGCTTCAGAACCGTTGGAGATATGAGTTGTACAGCGGCTGTTGAATCTTATGCAGCAACAATCGAAGAAGTGGTTGGAGAAATCAGATCATCAACAATTTCTGAAAGAGGTGCCAGAATCGATGACAAACGTTCTGAAGCTGCAATGGAGAAAAGAAAACAACAAGGATACTTTTAA
- a CDS encoding phosphoadenylyl-sulfate reductase encodes MSASIVQELLEKTKDLSLDETLVFLAEEFPGKVIFSTSFGQEDQVITDFIAKSNTDIKVFTLDTGRLFQETYDVFHKTLKKYKRPIEVFFPEAASVENLLKTKGPNSFYDSVENRKECCFIRKVVPLRKALAGNSVWITGLRAEQSENRQDLSLFEYDGGFEIIKFNPLLKWTLEEVETYLSENNVPQNALHKQGFISIGCAPCTRAIFPGEDIRAGRWWWESSHKECGLHSAKKE; translated from the coding sequence ATGAGTGCGAGTATTGTACAAGAATTATTAGAAAAAACAAAAGATCTTTCGCTTGACGAGACTTTAGTTTTTTTAGCAGAAGAATTTCCGGGAAAAGTAATTTTTTCGACTTCTTTTGGTCAGGAAGATCAGGTAATTACTGATTTTATTGCAAAGAGTAATACAGATATTAAAGTATTTACTTTAGACACCGGAAGATTATTTCAGGAAACTTACGATGTTTTTCATAAAACATTAAAAAAATACAAAAGACCAATCGAAGTGTTTTTTCCAGAAGCGGCGTCGGTTGAAAATCTTCTGAAAACAAAAGGCCCAAACAGCTTTTACGATTCAGTTGAAAATAGAAAAGAATGTTGTTTCATTAGAAAAGTAGTTCCGTTAAGAAAAGCTTTAGCAGGAAATTCAGTTTGGATTACAGGTTTAAGAGCAGAACAATCAGAAAACAGACAAGATTTAAGTTTGTTTGAATACGACGGAGGTTTCGAAATCATCAAATTCAATCCGTTATTAAAATGGACTTTAGAAGAAGTTGAAACGTATCTTTCAGAAAATAATGTTCCGCAAAATGCTTTACACAAACAAGGTTTCATAAGTATTGGATGCGCGCCTTGTACAAGAGCAATTTTCCCGGGTGAAGATATCAGAGCCGGAAGATGGTGGTGGGAATCAAGTCATAAAGAATGTGGTTTGCACAGCGCTAAAAAAGAGTAG
- a CDS encoding sulfite exporter TauE/SafE family protein — MDFQIGLVIAGLVVGFIVGLTGVGGGSLMTPILLYFGIPPTKAVGTDLLYAAFTKAGGIFVHNKKGNINWKITGWLTLGSVPAALITLWILNSIKTDIETINSVIKHSLGWALLFTSVAIIFKKKLLNFSQKHAGDKFHNESTTQNMLTIGIGVLLGATVTLTSIGAGALGTVTLFFLYPLLPTPRLVGTEIAHAVPLTLVAGVGHASMGNLDLILLAQLLLGSLPGIFIGSLLSGKVPDQFLRNAIAVMLFMVGYKLIF, encoded by the coding sequence ATGGATTTTCAGATTGGTCTTGTAATTGCAGGTTTAGTTGTTGGTTTTATTGTAGGGTTAACAGGTGTTGGGGGCGGTTCTTTAATGACGCCTATTTTATTATATTTTGGAATTCCACCAACAAAAGCAGTTGGAACTGATTTGCTTTATGCCGCTTTTACAAAAGCCGGAGGAATATTTGTACATAATAAAAAAGGAAACATCAACTGGAAAATTACAGGCTGGCTGACTTTAGGAAGTGTTCCTGCTGCTTTAATTACGTTATGGATATTAAACAGCATTAAAACTGATATCGAAACCATTAACAGCGTTATTAAACACAGTTTAGGCTGGGCTTTACTTTTTACTTCGGTAGCGATTATATTTAAGAAGAAACTTTTAAATTTTTCTCAAAAACATGCGGGAGATAAATTCCATAACGAAAGTACAACTCAAAACATGCTTACTATTGGAATTGGTGTTTTACTGGGAGCAACCGTTACACTAACTTCTATTGGAGCCGGAGCGTTGGGAACAGTAACTTTATTTTTCCTTTATCCGCTTTTACCAACTCCACGTTTAGTTGGAACCGAAATTGCACATGCAGTACCTTTAACGCTTGTTGCAGGTGTCGGGCATGCTTCTATGGGAAATTTGGATTTAATTTTACTGGCTCAATTATTACTTGGCTCACTTCCAGGTATTTTTATAGGAAGTTTATTAAGCGGTAAAGTTCCGGATCAGTTTCTTAGAAACGCAATTGCCGTGATGCTTTTTATGGTAGGATATAAATTGATATTTTAA
- a CDS encoding RrF2 family transcriptional regulator has product MLSKKTKYGIKALTYLARRENNDPVQIAEIAKSEHISIKFLESILLLLRNSGFLGAKKGKGGGYYLIKDPKDISMAKVYRILEGPIALLPCASHNFYERCDDCDDETTCAARRLMTEVRDNTLKILESNSLADIAF; this is encoded by the coding sequence ATGCTTTCAAAGAAAACAAAATACGGAATAAAAGCTTTAACCTATCTGGCTAGAAGAGAAAATAATGATCCTGTACAAATAGCTGAAATTGCAAAAAGTGAACATATTTCGATTAAATTCCTTGAGAGTATTTTATTGCTTTTAAGAAACTCAGGTTTTCTTGGAGCAAAAAAAGGAAAAGGCGGCGGTTATTATTTGATAAAAGATCCGAAAGATATTAGTATGGCGAAAGTCTATAGAATCCTGGAAGGTCCAATCGCATTATTGCCTTGTGCAAGTCATAACTTTTATGAAAGATGCGATGATTGTGACGATGAAACTACCTGCGCTGCACGACGTTTAATGACAGAAGTTCGTGATAATACACTTAAAATATTAGAAAGTAATTCTCTGGCAGACATAGCATTCTAA
- a CDS encoding RDD family protein, which translates to MTKTTYILDDKLIASNGSRFINYIFDIVGILCLIFIVTVIATFIMALTDSNEFIQWIGNLSDLEGQIIFIVFSIIYYTLTEGFFGRSLGKFITGTVVVNENGERPSLDIILKRTLCRFIPFDAISFLGSRGWHDSISDTYVVRKKELAKEMKLFHEFNLIGNNEVV; encoded by the coding sequence ATGACCAAAACCACTTATATTCTTGATGATAAACTGATCGCTTCAAACGGAAGCCGTTTTATAAATTATATTTTTGATATTGTTGGTATACTCTGCCTGATTTTTATTGTTACCGTTATAGCAACATTCATTATGGCTCTTACAGATTCAAATGAATTTATCCAGTGGATTGGAAATTTAAGTGATTTAGAAGGGCAGATAATTTTCATAGTATTTTCAATTATTTATTATACCCTTACAGAAGGTTTTTTTGGAAGATCTTTAGGGAAATTTATTACCGGAACAGTTGTAGTAAACGAAAATGGCGAAAGACCATCTTTAGATATCATATTGAAAAGAACCTTATGCCGATTTATTCCTTTTGATGCTATTTCGTTTCTTGGAAGCAGAGGCTGGCACGATTCTATTTCAGATACTTATGTGGTTAGAAAAAAAGAACTGGCTAAGGAAATGAAATTATTCCACGAGTTCAATTTAATTGGTAATAACGAAGTAGTTTGA